Proteins from a single region of Malaclemys terrapin pileata isolate rMalTer1 chromosome 25, rMalTer1.hap1, whole genome shotgun sequence:
- the ATXN7L3 gene encoding ataxin-7-like protein 3 — MKMEEMSLSGLDNSKLEAIAHEIYTDLVEDACLGLCFEVHRAVKCGYFFLDDTDPDSMKDFEIVDQPGVDIFGQVYNQWKNKECVCPNCSRSIAASRFAPHLEKCLGMGRNSSRIANRRIASSNNMNKSESDQEDNDDINDNDWSYGSEKKAKKRKSDKNPNSPRRSKSLKHKNGELSGNSDPFKYSNSSGINYETLGPEELRSLLTTQCGVISEHTKKMCTRSLRCPQHTDEQRRSVRVYLLGPSASLPEAEGSVENEGFDVSESQAIMSRLQWDGSSDISPSDSASSKASTNNSESRKTKKKKPHLSLVGGTPGLSSSKKKKPKPPAPPTPSIYDDIN, encoded by the exons ATGAAAATGGAGgaaatgtctttgtctggcctggATAACAGCAAGCTGGAG GCCATCGCTCACGAGATTTACACGGACCTGGTCGAAGACgcctgcctggggctctgcttCGAGGTGCATCGGGCAGTCAAGTGCGGTTACTTCTTCCTGGACGACACGGACCCCGACAGCATGAAGGATTTCG AAATCGTGGACCAGCCCGGCGTGGATATCTTCGGCCAGGTCTACAACCAGTGGAAGAATAAGGAATGCGTGTGTCCGAACTGCAGCCGTAGCATCGCTGCCTCCCGCTTCGCCCCCCACCTGGAGAAGTGCCTGGGGATGGGCCGGAACAGCAGCCGGATAGCCAACAGGAG gatCGCTAGCAGCAACAACATGAACAAATCCGAGAGCGACCAAGAGGACAACGATGACATCAACGATAACGACTGGTCCTACGGCTCCGAGAAGAAAG CAAAGAAGAGGAAATCCGATAAG AACCCCAACTCGCCCCGGAGATCGAAATCCTTAAAACACAAAAATG GGGAGCTCAGCGGGAACTCGGATCCCTTTAAG TACAGCAACTCCTCTGGAATCAACTACGAAACGCTGGGTCCCGAGGAGCTCCGCTCGTTGCTCACCACG CAATGTGGGGTGATCTCCGAACACACCAAGAAGATGTGCACCAG GTCTCTGCGCTGCCCCCAGCATACAGACGAGCAGCGGAGGTCAGTCAGGGTCTACCTCCTTGGACCCTCTGC ctcgctCCCGGAGGCAGAGGGCAGCGTGGAAAACGAGGGCTTTGACGTGTCGGAGAGCCAGGCCATCATGAGCCGGCTGCAGTGGGACGGCTCCTCGGACATCTCGCCCTCCGACTCGGCCTCCTCGAAAGCGA GTACGAACAACTCGGAGTCGCGGAAAACCAAAAAGAAGAAGCCACACCTGAGCCTGGTGGGGGGCACGCCGGGGCTCAGCTCCAGCAAGAAGAAGAAACCCAAACCgcccgcgccccccacccccagcatctaCGATGACATCAACTGA
- the TMUB2 gene encoding LOW QUALITY PROTEIN: transmembrane and ubiquitin-like domain-containing protein 2 (The sequence of the model RefSeq protein was modified relative to this genomic sequence to represent the inferred CDS: inserted 2 bases in 2 codons; deleted 3 bases in 3 codons) has translation MEPPGMMLIEGLGDEVTVVTGVVVLVLALVLAWLSTYVADGSNQLLGTIVATGESSVIHLSHVERYVGNSVTSEPTEPQGSADSAEEKAEEEGGAASNLGPAVEQGGNGSTSDSSLDHLLNIQSLPKRTSSSESSALEQPGQESQGTSQMSHIREESEPCSGLIKVRLKFLNDTEEVAMVRPEDTVGVLKSKHFPGQENQMKXIYQGQLLQDQARTLRSLNIMDNCVIHCHLSQTAGSPLPDSVVTPAEAAGVTVNIGNLMXPVFVVMLAVIWYCRINYRQFFTAPATVSLVGVTVFFSFLVFGMYGR, from the exons ATGGAGCCCCCTGGCATGATGCTCATTGAAGGCTTGGGGGATGAAGTAACGGTGGTGACTGGCGTGGTGGTTCTTGTCCTGGCTCTGGTTCTGGCGTGGCTTTCCACTTACGTAGCAGATGGCAGCAACCAGCTTTTGGGAACTATTGTAGCGACGGGCGAATCCTCGGTGATCCATCTCAGCCACGTCGAACGGTATGTGGGGAATTCAGTAACCTCAGAGCCTACTGAGCCCCAGGGGTCGGCTGATAGTGCAGAAGAAAAAGCTGAAGAGGAAGGGGGTGCTGCATCCAACTTG GGCCCTGCAGTTGAGCAGGGGGGCAATGGCAGCACCTCTGACTCCAGCCTCGACCATCTGCTGAACATACAAAGCTTGCCCAAAAGGACATCCTCCAGCGAGTCCAGTGCCCTAGAACAGCCAGGTCAAGAGAGCCAAGGAACCTCGCAAATGTCACACATCCGGGAGGAGAGTGAACCATGCTCCGGGCTCATCAAAGTGCGTCTCAAGTTCCTCAATGACACGGAAGAGGTGGCCATGGTGAGACCGGAGGACACCGTGGGTGTTCTCAAGAG CAAACATTTCCCAGGACAAGAAAATCAGATGA TAATCTATCAGGGCCAGCTACTCCAGGACCAGGCACGGACCCTCCGCTCCCTCAATATCATGGACAAC TGTGTGATCCATTGCCACCTGTCGCAGACCGccggctcc ccccttcctgacTCGGTGGTCACCCCAGCAGAAGCAGCAGGGGTCACGGTGAACATAGGGAATCTAA CTCCTGTTTTCGTGGTGATGCTGGCTGTGATCTGGTACTGCCGCATCAACTACCGCCAATTCTTCACTGCGCCGGCCACGGTCTCCTTGGTTGGGGTGACTGTCTTCTTCAGCTTCCTGGTTTTTGGGATGTACGGACGATAA